In Streptomyces capitiformicae, one genomic interval encodes:
- a CDS encoding glycosyltransferase, which yields MKITFLLHDAYTDGDTVRATTSLAAALAARHEVEVVSSYRTADRMPLGEPDGVRTRALVDLRPAARRTAVEEADLRSPGIVCPHDPVHAGWTPPSRLGETRLSAYLRSTDADVVIATRPYLVCFLAEHGRTDYLRVGQEHAGRNAHGTTLLRDLDAAVSRLDAHVSLTEADERAHRAALTGARTRTTSIPVCCPAPATELSTGESRVVLAAGRLTPMKRHDRLVGAFAKVAAVHPDWSLRIYGRGRERTRLRRRIEELGLHNNVLLMGARTPMAPEWAKGALAVTSSSLEPSGMSVVEAMSCGLPVVSADCDHAPREIITHGEDGLLVPDHGPVEDALADALCRLIENGDERGRMAGAALRNSERFRPEHIAAQYEAFFAALRPRHGHRSSRAAAGSGWRTRLSTLGVALPGRPVSVSCRVLPGGSLAFELPARQLPFGDWNLVLEPRDGTVADAARIPLEPSGSAGDGNVRAVLDTRHWELAEADWRVLLRRGDSSRSRPVRAGLVETARLLDAASLRPADGGGRTWIPYATEDGGLAVRTWLRPAHAEVSSVDVDKEAIRLTGALHGRTARAHRYRFLARHRADSGRLVDVPCPVDRHGGFHVALPVDAMAERHPGGEALWDLCLSAYGGPEIRLAMVTGDLVDRRDISVFPGVRRSGPAGGLWLRPQLTSDHDLVLRTADAVLGRP from the coding sequence GTGAAGATCACCTTTCTGTTGCACGACGCCTACACCGACGGCGACACCGTCCGCGCCACGACGTCTCTCGCCGCCGCACTCGCGGCACGCCACGAGGTGGAGGTCGTCTCCTCCTACCGGACCGCCGACCGGATGCCGCTCGGTGAGCCGGACGGCGTGAGGACGCGGGCGCTGGTGGACCTGCGACCCGCCGCCCGGCGGACTGCGGTCGAGGAGGCGGATCTGCGATCGCCCGGAATCGTGTGCCCGCACGATCCCGTCCACGCCGGCTGGACCCCGCCCAGCAGGCTCGGCGAGACCCGTCTGTCCGCGTACCTGCGGAGCACGGACGCCGACGTGGTGATCGCCACCCGCCCCTACCTCGTCTGTTTCCTGGCCGAGCACGGCCGCACCGACTATCTGCGCGTCGGCCAGGAGCACGCCGGCCGCAACGCGCACGGGACCACGCTGCTGAGGGATCTGGACGCGGCCGTCTCCCGCCTCGACGCCCATGTGTCCCTCACCGAGGCCGACGAGCGCGCCCACCGTGCGGCGCTCACCGGCGCCCGGACACGGACGACGAGCATCCCGGTCTGCTGCCCCGCCCCCGCCACCGAGCTCTCCACCGGCGAGTCGAGGGTCGTGCTGGCCGCCGGGCGGCTGACACCGATGAAGCGCCACGACCGTCTGGTGGGCGCGTTCGCCAAGGTCGCGGCCGTGCATCCGGACTGGAGTCTGCGGATCTACGGCCGGGGCCGGGAGCGGACACGGCTGCGGCGCCGCATCGAAGAGCTCGGCCTGCACAACAACGTCCTGCTGATGGGCGCCCGCACGCCCATGGCACCGGAGTGGGCCAAGGGCGCGCTCGCCGTGACGTCCAGCAGCCTGGAACCGTCCGGGATGTCGGTGGTGGAGGCCATGAGCTGTGGGCTGCCCGTGGTGAGCGCCGACTGCGACCACGCGCCTCGCGAGATCATCACGCATGGCGAGGACGGCCTGCTGGTCCCGGACCACGGGCCGGTCGAGGACGCGCTCGCCGACGCCCTCTGTCGCCTGATCGAGAACGGGGACGAGCGCGGGCGGATGGCCGGGGCCGCTCTGCGCAACTCCGAGCGCTTCAGGCCCGAGCACATCGCCGCGCAGTACGAAGCGTTTTTCGCCGCGCTTCGGCCGAGGCACGGCCATCGGTCGTCGCGGGCCGCGGCCGGGTCGGGATGGCGAACCCGGCTGTCCACCCTGGGCGTCGCCCTACCCGGTCGGCCGGTCTCGGTCAGCTGCCGGGTGTTGCCGGGAGGCTCGCTCGCCTTCGAGCTGCCGGCGCGTCAACTGCCGTTCGGTGACTGGAATCTGGTCCTGGAGCCTCGCGACGGGACCGTCGCCGACGCTGCGCGGATTCCGCTCGAACCGTCCGGTTCGGCGGGCGACGGGAACGTGCGGGCCGTTCTCGACACACGTCATTGGGAACTCGCCGAGGCCGACTGGCGTGTGCTCCTGCGACGCGGGGACAGCAGCAGGTCGCGCCCGGTCCGGGCCGGCCTCGTCGAGACGGCGCGCCTCCTGGATGCGGCGTCCCTCCGGCCGGCGGACGGGGGAGGGCGGACATGGATCCCGTACGCGACCGAGGACGGAGGACTCGCCGTACGCACCTGGCTCCGGCCGGCGCACGCCGAGGTGTCCTCGGTCGACGTCGACAAGGAGGCGATCCGGTTGACGGGTGCGCTCCACGGAAGGACGGCGCGGGCTCACCGCTACCGCTTCCTGGCCCGTCACCGGGCGGACAGCGGACGCCTCGTCGACGTTCCTTGCCCCGTCGACCGGCACGGCGGCTTCCATGTCGCCCTGCCGGTCGACGCGATGGCGGAACGCCACCCCGGAGGGGAGGCGCTGTGGGACCTGTGCCTGAGCGCGTACGGCGGACCGGAGATCCGGCTGGCGATGGTGACCGGTGACCTCGTCGACCGCCGGGACATCAGCGTGTTCCCGGGCGTCCGCCGCTCGGGACCCGCCGGCGGGCTGTGGCTGCGCCCCCAGCTGACGAGCGATCACGACCTGGTGCTCAGAACCGCCGATGCGGTGCTGGGCAGACCGTAG